The genomic window ATGGGCAAAGCATATCGTTCATCCAGCCAGCGGCCCAAATCGATCCGCCGGCATCGCTCGCTGCAAAATGGCATGGCGGCCGATTGCTCCGGGTCGAATTCTTCGTTGCAAATGGGGCAGCGAATTCGCGACATGGCTTTAACTTTCGAGGG from Pirellulales bacterium includes these protein-coding regions:
- the yacG gene encoding DNA gyrase inhibitor YacG, with the protein product MSRIRCPICNEEFDPEQSAAMPFCSERCRRIDLGRWLDERYALPIERPEEEQDTSAPPDDL